A part of Bacillus rossius redtenbacheri isolate Brsri chromosome 1, Brsri_v3, whole genome shotgun sequence genomic DNA contains:
- the LOC134532266 gene encoding constitutive coactivator of peroxisome proliferator-activated receptor gamma-like, which produces MGVYQLTTYLETGKPNAYCYEVNIVKLARKFAVNENRQPVIIVDGTSSLYDFSDFQSNNWLMGGQLRVCRHNLKKFVTAFKDAGIKLVFYFDGSNVDEKRHVWISRQNEKIKKQEHIFQKLKRGLCPNKNLLPALYGAFGRFILQHELDCEVLVSVGECDEEMAVFAQEHNCLAFLAQDSDFLIHKGAKYFLSMKHLDIKSMKTLCYNRAAFAESLSLNGDHLPLLGSLMGNDLVPFNELKRFHEKLCQGYNHVITRVRRLADYVRKYPNSDLSKSCLLKIADDIGGDRNMAVFLESSINCYNCKSVVGEDRRWGVMHEARIRHTTCEIPPFVYPIMRGKPYELSVGLEDFDGEMEAAAKVYRPMRQRFYGVLLHDDPAKRDTVEEWCVESKKISEAALNVKVQRVPGNMHPGLLRLWTENTSVINRRRWELFLWCISPALDRSALTYIDPKYYVPAAVLYYLVHVDEHLLYDWEVEAIISQAVLLQTMKDRQLVSLRTQIPEPRAVQVASLFGRGVTTVLLVMAACGVPLKQMMPWLYYDGKLFLEQFLERKNGFQRQFQGQVQCEFLSIRKFVYGE; this is translated from the exons ATGGGTGTGTATCAATTGACTACTTATCTGGAAACTGGCAAACCCAACGCCTATTGTTATGAAGTAAATATTGTGAAACTCGCCAGAAAGTTCGCAGTAAACGAGAACAGGCAGCCAGTAATAATAGTGGATGGCACAAGCAGCCTATACGACTTCTCCGACTTCCAAAGTAATAATTGGCTGATGGGAGGGCAGTTACGTGTCTGTAGGCACAATTTGAAAAAATTTGTAACCGCATTCAAG GATGCTGGTataaaacttgtgttttatttcgaTGGGTCGAACGTGGACGAAAAGAGGCATGTTTGGATCTcaagacaaaacgaaaagattAAAAAACAAGAACATATTTTTCAGAAATTGAAACGCGGGCTATGTCCTAATAAAAATTTGTTACCAGCACTTTACGGAGCTTTTGGAAGATTTATTTTGCAACACGAGCTTGACTGCGAAGTTTTAGTCTCAGTAGGAGAATGTGACGAAGAAATGGCCGTATTTGCTCAGGAACATAATTGTTTGGCTTTCCTTGCTCAGGATTCAGACTTTTTGATACACAAAGGTGCTAAATACTTTTTGTCAATGAAACATTTAGACATCAAATCAATGAAGACTTTGTGTTACAACAGAGCAGCATTTGCAGAATCACTGTCACTGAATGGTGATCATTTGCCTCTTCTTGGCAGTCTGATGGGAAATGACTTGGTGCCATTTAACGAGCTCAAACGTTTCCATGAAAAACTGTGCCAAGGCTATAACCACGTGATCACAAGAGTCCGGCGGTTAGCCGACTACGTACGAAAATACCCGAACAGCGACCTGAGCAAGAGCTGTTTGTTAAAAATCGCTGATGATATTGGTGGAGACAGGAACATGGCGGTGTTTCTTGAGAGCAgcataaattgttataattgcaAGAGCGTGGTTGGTGAGGATAGAAGGTGGGGAGTGATGCACGAGGCTCGAATCAGACACACGACATGCGAAATTCCGCCTTTTGTGTATCCGATCATGAGAGGGAAACCTTACGAACTGAGCGTTGGGCTTGAGGATTTCGATGGAGAAATGGAGGCCGCAGCGAAGGTGTACAGGCCAATGAGACAACGCTTCTATGGAGTACTCCTTCATGACGATCCAGCCAAGCGTGATACAGTTGAAGAGTGGTGTGTAGAGTCCAAAAAGATCTCTGAAGCTGCTCTTAATGTCAAAGTGCAAAGAGTTCCAG gtaATATGCATCCTGGTTTGTTAAGATTGTGGACAGAAAATACATCTGTGATTAACAGAAGAAGATGGGAACTTTTTTTGTGGTGCATTTCACCTGCATTGGACAGATCTGCATTGACGTACATTGATCCGAAATACTACGTCCCAGCTGCTGTACTGTATTACCTAGTACACGTG GATGAACACTTGCTTTATGACTGGGAAGTGGAAGCCATCATATCCCAAGCCGTTCTGCTCCAGACGATGAAAGACCGCCAGTTGGTGAGCTTGAGGACGCAGATTCCCGAGCCCAGGGCGGTCCAGGTGGCATCGCTCTTTGGCCGCGGAGTCACCACGGTCTTGCTCGTCATGGCGGCTTGCGGCGTTCCGCTCAAACAA atgaTGCCATGGTTGTATTATGATGGAAAGTTGTTCCTGGAACAATTTTTAGAAAGGAAAAATGGATTCCAACGACAATTTCAG